One region of Acropora muricata isolate sample 2 chromosome 13, ASM3666990v1, whole genome shotgun sequence genomic DNA includes:
- the LOC136896899 gene encoding uncharacterized protein — MDGKTHVRLVASKTRVAPLKELSIPRLELMSARILAQLMDTIRVALQSQLKIDGVKFWLDSKTALSWIQNKGEWKQFVRHRVNEILKLTAKEDWAYCSTDENPADLGSRGVLASQLKENQLWWCGPSWLTGKPDGWPAMTEAYQTPESRVEEKKSTTVLLTEAERPSGIANVIDVNNHSAHQRLVQVTAWVKRLVNNLWASVTQGSRSTGRLEANELKDAEIEWLKSAQTELKKQHNFKQLEKELGIKTDRNVLRCKGRLLNSDLEIDARKPVILLTKHPFTRLIIEECHQRVLHSGVRATLGELRSRFWIPRGRQTVKRILGECVTCRKLTGKPYSAPPTAALPDFRVREAPPFSRVGVHFAGPLYVKQKSGEMDKAYIALFSCCVTRAVRLELVEDLSTATFRRCLRRFIARNGTPALIVSDNAKTFQATQKALTRLFNHPEVRADLERDKIEWKFNLERAPWWGGFFKRMVASAKQCLKKTLGNARLSFDELSTLLTEVESTLNSRPLTYEYNEVDEEVLTPSHLIYGRRIKSLPDEIVEPDDALNHESSSARFKYLSTKLAHFWNRWRKEYLVNLQEFHRNKLGRPERIVQIGEVVVVYEEDKKRGKWKLGVVESLVTGKDGIVRVAQVRVITKGKPVHLSRPVQRLHPLEIWSKGEGTRTKSTRNQVVEVPTRNAPRRSAALDSTWKTKLMLDS; from the coding sequence ATGGACGGGAAAACCCATGTAAGACTAGTAGCTAGCAAAACGAGAGTCGCCCCCTTAAAAGAATTGTCGATTCCGCGCCTGGAATTAATGTCAGCAAGAATACTTGCTCAGCTAATGGACACGATAAGGGTTGCGTTACAGTCACAGCTGAAAATAGATGGCGTGAAGTTCTGGTTAGACAGCAAGACAGCTCTCAGCTGGATACAAAACAAGGGAGAATGGAAACAATTTGTACGTCACAGAGTCAACGAAATTCTGAAGCTGACTGCCAAAGAAGATTGGGCGTACTGTTCCACTGATGAAAATCCTGCGGACCTCGGTTCAAGAGGAGTACTTGCCTCCCAGTTGAAAGAAAACCAGCTTTGGTGGTGTGGTCCATCGTGGCTCACAGGAAAACCAGACGGATGGCCAGCGATGACAGAAGCCTATCAAACCCCAGAAAGTCGAGTAGAAGAGAAGAAGTCGACGACGGTTTTATTGACAGAAGCAGAACGTCCATCAGGTATCGCCAACGTCATAGATGTGAACAATCACAGCGCCCATCAGAGACTTGTTCAAGTGACGGCTTGGGTAAAGCGCCTTGTCAACAACTTGTGGGCGAGCGTGACTCAAGGGAGCAGGTCTACTGGAAGGTTGGAAGCAAATGAGCTTAAAGACGCCGAAATTGAATGGCTTAAGTCAGCCCAAACTGAACTTAAGAAACAGCATAACTTTAAACAGTTGGAGAAAGAGCTTGGCATTAAGACAGACCGGAATGTTTTGAGGTGTAAAGGTAGGCTTTTAAATTCAGATTTAGAGATCGACGCCCGGAAACCCGTGATCCTGCTCACAAAACACCCGTTCACAAGGTTAATAATCGAGGAGTGCCACCAAAGAGTGCTTCATAGTGGAGTGAGAGCTACGTTAGGCGAGTTAAGATCCAGGTTTTGGATAccacggggtagacagactgtAAAGAGAATTTTGGGCGAATGTGTCACATGCAGAAAGTTAACTGGGAAACCCTATAGTGCTCCACCGACTGCAGCGCTTCCCGACTTCAGAGTCAGAGAAGCACCACCATTTTCGAGGGTTGGGGTACATTTTGCGGGCCCTCTTTATGTTAAGCAAAAATCTGGGGAAATGGATAAGGCTTACATTGCCTTGTTCTCGTGTTGCGTGACCAGAGCAGTGCGTCTGGAGTTAGTAGAAGATTTATCCACTGCCACATTTAGGCGATGCCTGCGAAGATTTATTGCTAGAAATGGGACTCCAGCGCTGATTGTTTCAGACAACGCCAAGACATTCCAAGCAACACAGAAAGCCCTAACTAGATTATTCAATCACCCAGAGGTCCGAGCAGACTTAGAGCGTGACAAAATAGAATGGAAATTTAACCTTGAAAGGGCACCCTGGTGGGGTGGGTTTTTTAAAAGAATGGTTGCTAGCGCGAAACaatgtctgaagaagactctGGGCAATGCAAGACTGTCTTTCGACGAATTGTCAACGCTACTCACTGAAGTAGAGAGTACACTTAATTCGAGGCCACTCACATATGAATACAATGAAGTAGACGAAGAAGTGCTAACGCCTTCCCATCTTATCTACGGGAGAAGAATAAAATCTCTGCCTGATGAAATCGTAGAACCGGACGACGCTTTGAATCACGAAAGCTCCTCGGCAAGGTTCAAATACCTCAGCACCAAATTAGCTCATTTTTGGAACCGGTGGCGAAAGGAGTATTTGGTAAATTTGCAAGAATTTCATAGAAACAAGCTAGGCAGGCCAGAGAGAATAGTCCAAATAGGAGAGGTAGTAGTTGTCTACGAAGAGGATAAGAAACGGGGGAAGTGGAAATTGGGCGTCGTAGAAAGTCTAGTGACAGGGAAAGACGGCATAGTTCGAGTAGCTCAGGTCAGAGTTATTACAAAGGGGAAACCGGTTCACCTCTCAAGGCCAGTGCAAAGGCTTCATCCGCTAGAGATTTGGAGTAAGGGGGAGGGAACACGGACTAAAAGTACCCGAAATCAAGTTGTTGAAGTGCCCACAAGAAATGCCCCTCGTAGAAGCGCGGCTTTAGATTCAACGTGGAAAACGAAACTTATGCTTGACTCGTAG
- the LOC136896900 gene encoding uncharacterized protein, whose protein sequence is MDSGLREVARFDVMPLHGGKVQPIEAYVVPDISHISNEHVEVVKNDFPHLRDLWFSDVCQSKDELEIDVLIGADYLWEFQKGTTIRGGPEEPVAVHTELGWVLSGPLKRKDVDSRQEVSVNFIGQDSVAFDRASLDSEIHKLWDLESIGIKSNDDVHESFENDIGFSEGRYSVKLPWKQGHGPLPSNINISLSRMKGQLKRLRKEPEVLDEYDSIIKEQLNSGVIERVAELEETEKVHYLPHHAVIRRDAETTKLRIVYDASSKEGKTGTSLNDCLHTGPSLNPLLFEILVRFRENRVALVGDIEKAFLNIAVDAKDRDSLRFLWVEDVRDNNLSIVVCRFCRVVLGLNTSPFLLNGTIRHHLDTFALKDPDFVKRMVEGFYVDDLVTGERTAGKAFTLFEKARDRMAKGGFNLRKWKTNDPELREKISSRETSKTSREVSRLEDEETYAKSKLESQGGMRGEKVLGLAWNCENDTLHFNFAHVIEKARNLEVTKRNVLSLLASLFDPLGIISPVTLSMKALFQEICSNKFDWDKPLTGETKAKWDRWIKDLAETKEIQIDRCPYDVGGRGCAKVLFTRVRGRK, encoded by the coding sequence ATGGATTCGGGGTTACGGGAAGTCGCTCGTTTTGACGTAATGCCTTTACACGGCGGCAAAGTACAACCAATCGAAGCTTATGTTGTGCCGGATATATCACACATTAGCAACGAGCACGTAGAGGTTGTCAAAAACGACTTCCCGCATTTGCGCGATCTGTGGTTTTCTGATGTTTGCCAATCGAAAGACGAGCTCGAGATAGATGTTTTGATTGGGGCGGATTACTTGTGGGAATTTCAAAAGGGAACGACCATACGGGGGGGACCCGAAGAACCGGTCGCAGTACACACTGAGCTTGGTTGGGTGTTGTCGGGCCCCCTGAAAAGGAAAGACGTAGATAGTCGACAGGAAGTGTCAGTGAACTTCATAGGGCAGGATAGTGTAGCCTTCGACAGAGCCAGTTTAGATAGTGAAATTCATAAGTTGTGGGATCTAGAAAGTATTGGGATTAAGAGTAACGACGATGTTCATGAATCCTTCGAAAACGACATAGGATTTTCGGAGGGGAGGTACTCAGTCAAGCTCCCCTGGAAGCAAGGTCACGGCCCCCTTCCCAGTAATATCAATATCAGTTTGTCACGAATGAAGGGTCAGCTAAAACGACTACGCAAGGAGCCTGAAGTCTTAGACGAGTACGACTCCATCATCAAGGAGCAATTGAATTCTGGGGTTATCGAGAGGGTAGCCGAATTAGAAGAAACAGAGAAGGTTCATTATTTACCCCATCATGCGGTTATTCGAAGGGACGCAGAAACTACGAAATTGCGAATTGTTTACGATGCCTCCTCGAAAGAAGGGAAAACCGGGACCTCCTTAAATGATTGTCTGCATACTGGGCCATCTCTAAACCCCTTGTTGTTCGAAATACTTGTCCGGTTTAGAGAAAATAGGGTTGCGCTAGTGGGTGACATAGAAAAGGCCTTTTTGAACATAGCAGTTGACGCGAAGGATCGAGATAGTTTACGGTTTCTGTGGGTTGAAGACGTGCGTGACAACAACCTGAGCATCGTGGTGTGCAGGTTTTGTCGTGTCGTTTTAGGGTTGAATACGTCACCATTTTTGCTAAACGGGACGATCAGACATCACTTAGACACCTTTGCCCTTAAGGATCCAGATTTCGTGAAACGAATGGTGGAAGGGTTTTATGTCGATGACTTAGTAACGGGAGAACGCACAGCGGGCAAAGCCTTTACCCTGTTCGAGAAAGCAAGGGATAGAATGGCAAAAGGGGGGTTTAATTTGCGAAAGTGGAAAACAAACGACCCGGAATTGAGAGAGAAAATCAGTTCAAGAGAAACGAGTAAAACAAGTCGCGAAGTGAGCAGGCTTGAAGATGAGGAGACTTACGCCAAGTCAAAACTAGAATCCCAGGGTGGAATGAGGGGGGAAAAGGTACTGGGTTTAGCTTGGAATTGTGAGAATGATACCCTCCATTTTAACTTCGCACACGTCATTGAAAAGGCTAGGAATTTAGAAGTGACAAAAAGAAATGTGTTGAGCTTGCTGGCCAGTTTGTTTGACCCACTGGGAATAATCAGCCCTGTAACACTAAGCATGAAAGCACTCTTCCAGGAGATCTGTAGCAATAAATTCGATTGGGACAAGCCCTTGACGGGAGAAACTAAGGCGAAATGGGACAGGTGGATCAAGGATTTGGCAGAAACAAAAGAGATCCAAATAGACCGTTGTCCCTATGATGTGGGGGGGAGAGGGTGTGCAAAGGTGCTATTTACACGGGTTCGGGGACGCAAGTAA